A stretch of the Dioscorea cayenensis subsp. rotundata cultivar TDr96_F1 chromosome 4, TDr96_F1_v2_PseudoChromosome.rev07_lg8_w22 25.fasta, whole genome shotgun sequence genome encodes the following:
- the LOC120258276 gene encoding peptide chain release factor 1, mitochondrial isoform X3 has product MPTFLNRLTRQPAVTTAEYSRSNKELRRLESCVELIKDLRSKRKEIDSLKSLISDSPEDKEMRDMAIEEFDVAVEEQKRLQHLLLKALLPKDDADEKDCILEVRAGTGGEEASLFAMDIFKMYEKYSQKKGWRFEVVDIMESDLKGYREASGSISGSGAYGKLKFESGIHRVQRIPVTEKSGRIHTSAVSVAILPQADEVDVHLRNEDLKIDTYRAGGCGGQSVNTTNSAVRITHIPTGMTVAIQDERSQHMNKAKALKVLRARLYEAERSRLQMSRSKLRMEQIGSGDRSERIRTYNFPQGRVTDHRVGITNHSIEDVMEGESLDVFIDALLLQEEMEAIASFST; this is encoded by the exons ATGCCTACCTTCTTGAACAGATTAACCAG ACAGCCAGCGGTCACGACAGCAGAATATTCAAGATCCAATAAGGAGCTGAGAAGATTAGAAAGCTGTGTGGAACTAATAAAAGATTTGAGATCCAAAAGAaag GAGATTGATAGCCTGAAGTCTTTAATATCTGATTCTCCTGAAGATAAGGAGATGCGTGATATGGCTATTGAAGAATTTGATGTTGCTGTTGAAGAGCAGAAGAGATTGCAACATCTTCTGCTTAAAGCTTTGCTCCCAAAGGATGATGCTGATGAAAAGGACTGCATTTTAGAAGTTAGAGCTG GGACTGGAGGTGAAGAAGCATCTTTATTTGCCATGgatattttcaaaat GTATGAGaaatattctcaaaagaaaggATGGAGATTCGAAGTTGTAGATATAATGGAATCTGATTTGAAAGGATATCGG GAAGCAAGCGGATCTATTTCAGGATCTGGTGCATATGGCAAGCTTAAGTTTGAGAGTGGGATTCATCGAGTTCAG CGCATTCCAGTAACTGAAAAGTCTGGGCGTATTCATACTAGTGCTGTGTCTGTTGCAATACTTCCTCAAGCTGATGAG GTTGATGTCCATTTGCGCAATGAAGATTTGAAAATTGATACCTACAGAGCTGGTGGATGTGGAGGCCAGTCTGTGAACACAACAAATAGTGCTGTGAGAATAACACATATTCCAACAGGAATGACAGTGGCAATACAAGATGAAAGATCACAGCATATG AACAAGGCCAAAGCACTAAAAGTCCTAAGAGCAAGGTTATATGAAGCCGAAAGGTCAAGACTTCAAATGAGCCGATCAAAACTTCGTATGGAACAG ATTGGTAGTGGTGATAGGTCGGAGCGTATAAGGACGTACAACTTTCCGCAGGGACGAGTAACTGATCACAGAGTAGGAATTACTAACCATTCTATTGAGGATGTTATGGAGGGAGAAAGCTTGGATGTTTTCATTGATGCTCTTCTTTTGCAAGAGGAGATGGAGGCTATAGCCTCTTTTAGTACTTAA
- the LOC120258276 gene encoding peptide chain release factor 1, mitochondrial isoform X1 yields MGLLGFRVGRGRNLLGELHRSLSILNLRPRFVIPSSLPSSPSFSTGSFPEISRDIMKIVEQRMVEIERRNAYLLEQINQPAVTTAEYSRSNKELRRLESCVELIKDLRSKRKEIDSLKSLISDSPEDKEMRDMAIEEFDVAVEEQKRLQHLLLKALLPKDDADEKDCILEVRAGTGGEEASLFAMDIFKMYEKYSQKKGWRFEVVDIMESDLKGYREASGSISGSGAYGKLKFESGIHRVQRIPVTEKSGRIHTSAVSVAILPQADEVDVHLRNEDLKIDTYRAGGCGGQSVNTTNSAVRITHIPTGMTVAIQDERSQHMNKAKALKVLRARLYEAERSRLQMSRSKLRMEQIGSGDRSERIRTYNFPQGRVTDHRVGITNHSIEDVMEGESLDVFIDALLLQEEMEAIASFST; encoded by the exons ATGGGGCTGCTAGGGTTTCGAGTGGGAAGGGGCCGGAACCTCCTCGGCGAGCTCCATCGATCACTATCTATTCTTAATCTCCGTCCTCGATTTGTGATTCCCTCTTCTCtaccttcttctccctccttCTCCACTG GCTCTTTTCCTGAAATTTCAAGGGATATAATGAAGATTGTAGAACAAAGAATGGTAGAGATTGAACGGAGAAATGCCTACCTTCTTGAACAGATTAACCAG CCAGCGGTCACGACAGCAGAATATTCAAGATCCAATAAGGAGCTGAGAAGATTAGAAAGCTGTGTGGAACTAATAAAAGATTTGAGATCCAAAAGAaag GAGATTGATAGCCTGAAGTCTTTAATATCTGATTCTCCTGAAGATAAGGAGATGCGTGATATGGCTATTGAAGAATTTGATGTTGCTGTTGAAGAGCAGAAGAGATTGCAACATCTTCTGCTTAAAGCTTTGCTCCCAAAGGATGATGCTGATGAAAAGGACTGCATTTTAGAAGTTAGAGCTG GGACTGGAGGTGAAGAAGCATCTTTATTTGCCATGgatattttcaaaat GTATGAGaaatattctcaaaagaaaggATGGAGATTCGAAGTTGTAGATATAATGGAATCTGATTTGAAAGGATATCGG GAAGCAAGCGGATCTATTTCAGGATCTGGTGCATATGGCAAGCTTAAGTTTGAGAGTGGGATTCATCGAGTTCAG CGCATTCCAGTAACTGAAAAGTCTGGGCGTATTCATACTAGTGCTGTGTCTGTTGCAATACTTCCTCAAGCTGATGAG GTTGATGTCCATTTGCGCAATGAAGATTTGAAAATTGATACCTACAGAGCTGGTGGATGTGGAGGCCAGTCTGTGAACACAACAAATAGTGCTGTGAGAATAACACATATTCCAACAGGAATGACAGTGGCAATACAAGATGAAAGATCACAGCATATG AACAAGGCCAAAGCACTAAAAGTCCTAAGAGCAAGGTTATATGAAGCCGAAAGGTCAAGACTTCAAATGAGCCGATCAAAACTTCGTATGGAACAG ATTGGTAGTGGTGATAGGTCGGAGCGTATAAGGACGTACAACTTTCCGCAGGGACGAGTAACTGATCACAGAGTAGGAATTACTAACCATTCTATTGAGGATGTTATGGAGGGAGAAAGCTTGGATGTTTTCATTGATGCTCTTCTTTTGCAAGAGGAGATGGAGGCTATAGCCTCTTTTAGTACTTAA
- the LOC120258276 gene encoding peptide chain release factor 1, mitochondrial isoform X2, with product MKIVEQRMVEIERRNAYLLEQINQPAVTTAEYSRSNKELRRLESCVELIKDLRSKRKEIDSLKSLISDSPEDKEMRDMAIEEFDVAVEEQKRLQHLLLKALLPKDDADEKDCILEVRAGTGGEEASLFAMDIFKMYEKYSQKKGWRFEVVDIMESDLKGYREASGSISGSGAYGKLKFESGIHRVQRIPVTEKSGRIHTSAVSVAILPQADEVDVHLRNEDLKIDTYRAGGCGGQSVNTTNSAVRITHIPTGMTVAIQDERSQHMNKAKALKVLRARLYEAERSRLQMSRSKLRMEQIGSGDRSERIRTYNFPQGRVTDHRVGITNHSIEDVMEGESLDVFIDALLLQEEMEAIASFST from the exons ATGAAGATTGTAGAACAAAGAATGGTAGAGATTGAACGGAGAAATGCCTACCTTCTTGAACAGATTAACCAG CCAGCGGTCACGACAGCAGAATATTCAAGATCCAATAAGGAGCTGAGAAGATTAGAAAGCTGTGTGGAACTAATAAAAGATTTGAGATCCAAAAGAaag GAGATTGATAGCCTGAAGTCTTTAATATCTGATTCTCCTGAAGATAAGGAGATGCGTGATATGGCTATTGAAGAATTTGATGTTGCTGTTGAAGAGCAGAAGAGATTGCAACATCTTCTGCTTAAAGCTTTGCTCCCAAAGGATGATGCTGATGAAAAGGACTGCATTTTAGAAGTTAGAGCTG GGACTGGAGGTGAAGAAGCATCTTTATTTGCCATGgatattttcaaaat GTATGAGaaatattctcaaaagaaaggATGGAGATTCGAAGTTGTAGATATAATGGAATCTGATTTGAAAGGATATCGG GAAGCAAGCGGATCTATTTCAGGATCTGGTGCATATGGCAAGCTTAAGTTTGAGAGTGGGATTCATCGAGTTCAG CGCATTCCAGTAACTGAAAAGTCTGGGCGTATTCATACTAGTGCTGTGTCTGTTGCAATACTTCCTCAAGCTGATGAG GTTGATGTCCATTTGCGCAATGAAGATTTGAAAATTGATACCTACAGAGCTGGTGGATGTGGAGGCCAGTCTGTGAACACAACAAATAGTGCTGTGAGAATAACACATATTCCAACAGGAATGACAGTGGCAATACAAGATGAAAGATCACAGCATATG AACAAGGCCAAAGCACTAAAAGTCCTAAGAGCAAGGTTATATGAAGCCGAAAGGTCAAGACTTCAAATGAGCCGATCAAAACTTCGTATGGAACAG ATTGGTAGTGGTGATAGGTCGGAGCGTATAAGGACGTACAACTTTCCGCAGGGACGAGTAACTGATCACAGAGTAGGAATTACTAACCATTCTATTGAGGATGTTATGGAGGGAGAAAGCTTGGATGTTTTCATTGATGCTCTTCTTTTGCAAGAGGAGATGGAGGCTATAGCCTCTTTTAGTACTTAA